The following coding sequences are from one Bradyrhizobium sp. WSM471 window:
- the otnI gene encoding 2-oxo-tetronate isomerase, with translation MPRFAANLSMMFTEVPFLDRFDAAAAAGFTAVEFLFPYEHPAEAVGERLKRNGLTQALFNLPPGDWNAGEKGFAALPSRFPELKASLETALPYAKATGVKRLHLMAGIANRGERVAIEAFYKSVAWAAEFFAPHGIDIVLEPINARNVPGYFLNDFGFARDLIQELRLPNLKLQFDIYHCQIIHGDVTMRLREMMPLIGHIQIASIPSRNEPDGEELNYPFLFDELDRLGYAGFVGCEYNPRGKTTDGLAWFRPYAEVKP, from the coding sequence ATGCCCCGTTTTGCCGCCAATCTCTCGATGATGTTCACCGAGGTGCCGTTCCTCGACCGCTTCGACGCCGCTGCGGCAGCCGGCTTCACCGCCGTCGAGTTTCTCTTTCCCTATGAGCATCCGGCCGAGGCGGTCGGCGAGCGGCTCAAGCGCAACGGCTTGACGCAGGCGCTGTTCAACCTACCGCCGGGCGACTGGAATGCCGGCGAGAAGGGCTTTGCGGCGCTCCCGTCGCGATTCCCCGAGCTGAAGGCGAGCCTGGAGACCGCGCTGCCCTACGCCAAGGCGACCGGCGTCAAGCGGCTGCATTTGATGGCAGGCATCGCCAATCGCGGCGAGCGCGTCGCCATCGAGGCGTTCTACAAATCGGTGGCGTGGGCCGCCGAGTTCTTTGCGCCGCACGGTATCGACATCGTGCTCGAGCCGATCAACGCGCGCAACGTGCCCGGCTATTTCCTCAACGATTTCGGCTTCGCGCGCGACCTGATTCAGGAGCTGAGGCTTCCGAACCTGAAACTCCAGTTCGACATTTATCACTGCCAGATCATCCATGGTGACGTCACGATGCGGCTGCGCGAGATGATGCCGCTGATCGGCCACATCCAGATCGCCAGCATTCCCTCGCGCAACGAGCCCGACGGCGAGGAGCTGAACTATCCGTTCCTGTTCGACGAGCTCGACCGGCTCGGCTATGCCGGCTTCGTCGGCTGCGAATATAATCCGCGCGGCAAGACCACCGACGGCCTCGCCTGGTTTAGGCCTTATGCGGAAGTGAAGCCGTGA
- the ltnD gene encoding L-threonate dehydrogenase → MSASTSQNQRIAVIGLGSMGFGMATSLKRAGHVVTGCDVSADAVARFVTEGGAGAKTPAEAARGADIVVSVVVNAAQTETILFGKDGVAEAMAKDSVFLSSATMDPDVARRLARQLEATGRHYLDAPISGGAQRAAQGELTILASGSPAAFEKARPALDAMAAKLYELGDAAGQGAAFKMINQLLAGVHIAAASEAIAFAAKQGLDIRKVYEVITASAGNSWMFENRMPHVLDGDYTPRSAVEIFVKDLGIIQDMARSARFPVPVSAAALQMFLMTSAAGMGRDDDASVARMYAQVTGVKLPGDK, encoded by the coding sequence ATGTCCGCCTCCACGTCACAGAATCAGCGCATCGCCGTCATCGGGCTCGGCTCGATGGGGTTTGGCATGGCGACCTCGCTGAAGCGCGCCGGTCATGTCGTCACCGGCTGCGACGTCTCGGCTGATGCGGTCGCGCGCTTCGTGACGGAGGGCGGCGCGGGCGCCAAGACGCCGGCCGAAGCTGCCAGGGGCGCCGACATCGTCGTCAGCGTCGTCGTCAATGCCGCGCAGACCGAGACCATCCTGTTCGGCAAGGACGGCGTCGCCGAAGCCATGGCCAAGGACAGCGTCTTCCTGTCGTCGGCGACTATGGATCCCGACGTGGCGCGGCGTCTCGCCAGGCAGTTGGAGGCGACGGGCCGGCACTATCTGGATGCGCCGATCTCCGGCGGGGCGCAGCGCGCAGCGCAAGGCGAGCTGACGATCCTCGCCTCCGGCAGCCCGGCTGCGTTTGAGAAAGCGCGGCCCGCGCTCGATGCCATGGCCGCAAAACTCTACGAGCTTGGCGACGCCGCAGGCCAGGGCGCCGCCTTCAAGATGATCAACCAGTTGCTCGCCGGCGTGCATATCGCCGCCGCTAGCGAGGCGATCGCGTTCGCGGCCAAGCAGGGTCTCGACATCCGCAAGGTTTATGAGGTGATCACGGCGTCCGCCGGAAACTCCTGGATGTTCGAGAACCGCATGCCGCACGTGCTCGACGGCGATTACACGCCGCGCAGTGCGGTCGAGATCTTCGTCAAGGATCTCGGCATCATCCAGGACATGGCGCGCAGTGCCAGATTCCCGGTTCCGGTCTCCGCCGCAGCACTCCAGATGTTCTTGATGACATCAGCCGCCGGCATGGGCCGCGACGACGATGCGTCGGTGGCGCGGATGTATGCGCAGGTCACCGGCGTGAAGCTGCCCGGCGACAAGTAG